A DNA window from Impatiens glandulifera chromosome 7, dImpGla2.1, whole genome shotgun sequence contains the following coding sequences:
- the LOC124946262 gene encoding glutaredoxin-C9-like: MTIPIPKDDDVMKNMISRNAVAIVGMRDCCMVHVVEHLIHGFGARLTTYNIDEVDKMNALDQLGRIINGAGEDYKVSYKQLPLVFIGGKLFGGVDRVISSHVRSELIPSLKKAGAMWV, from the coding sequence ATGACGATCCCAATCCCAAAAGATGACGATGTCATGAAGAACATGATATCTCGGAATGCGGTGGCCATTGTGGGGATGCGTGATTGTTGCATGGTCCATGTTGTGGAGCATCTGATTCATGGTTTTGGAGCGAGACTAACAACGTACAATATTGATGAAGTTGACAAAATGAATGCGCTTGATCAGTTAGGACGAATTATCAATGGTGCCGGAGAAGATTATAAGGTTAGTTATAAGCAACTTCCGTTAGTTTTTATTGGCGGGAAGCTATTTGGAGGAGTGGATCGAGTAATTTCAAGTCATGTTAGGTCCGAGTTGATCCCTTCTTTGAAAAAAGCTGGAGCAATGTGGGTTTGA